The sequence below is a genomic window from Polyangiaceae bacterium.
GCCCGCGGCCGTCCACCCGATGGTGCTCGAGCACGGCTTCCGCCGCGCCCATGTAGGCGCTGCCCTCCATTTGCCCGGCGACCAGCATGGGGTTGATGGCGCGGCCGCAGTCGTGGGCCACCCAGATGCGCTCGGGAATGATGCGTCCGGTCTCGACATCCACCGTGACCTCGGCCACGTGTGCCGTGAAGGAGTACGCGGGTGACGCGCCGATGGTCCCGCCACGGTAGTCGCCACCGAGCTTGGGCGTGTTGTAAGAGCCGGTGGCGCCCAGCGTGTCGAAGCGCGCTTCCGCCAGCTCGAAGGCCTGACGCGTGGTCATGCTCTCGCTGCCGTCGGTCACCTCGCCCAGACGCATCACGATGCGCTCGGCCGGAACCTGCCACTTCTCCGCCACGGCTTGGGCGATCTGCTGGCGCAGCTTGCGGCAGGCGTCGATGGTCGCGTTGCCCACCATGAAGGTGACGCGACTCGAGTAGGCGCCCAGATCCACCGGGCACAGATCCGTGTCCGCTGCGATCACGCGAACGTCCTCCGGCACCAGGCCGAGCTCTTCCGCCACCAGGTAGCGCACCACGGAGCTCGAGCCCTGGCCGATGTCGTTGCCCCCGGTGAAGACCATGACCAGCCCGGAGCGATCCACCTTGAGCTGGATGCCCGCTTGCGGCATCTCGTTCGGGTACACCGGGTAGTTGGTTCCGGTGATGTACATGGAGCCCGCCACGCCCAGGCCGCGGCCGAACGGAAGACGACCGCGGCGCTCTCTCCAGTTGCTGGCCTTCTCCACCGCAGCCAAGCACTCCGCGAAGCCGCTTGAGGTAATGCGCTGCCCGTTCACCGTGGTGGTGAAGGCGCCCTGGTAGTTCTTGCGACGGATCTCGATGGGATCCATGCCCAGGGCTTCGGCGATTTCGTCCAGCTGCACCTCGAAGGCGAAGCGCGGCTGCACCGAGCCGTGCCCGCGCTTGGGACCGCAGGGCGGCTTGTTGGTGAACACGCGCGTGGAATCGAAGCGATACGATGGAAAGTCGTACGGCCCCGTGAGCAGCTGCCCCGAGTAGTACGTGGTGACCAGGCCGAAGGAGCTGTACGCGCCGCCGTCGATCAGGATTCGCGCGTCCACGCCGGTGATGCGCCCATCTTTCTTGGCGCCGGAGCGGTAGCGCATGCGCATGGGGTGGCGGCCGCGGTGGGCGTAGAACACTTCTTCCCGCGTCCACAGCATCTTCACCGGGCGGCCGGTGATCATCGCCAGCTTGGAGACGCAGAACTCGAGGGAGAAGGGGTCGCTCTTGCCGCCGAAGGCGCCTCCGAGACACGGTTGGATCACGCGGATGCGCGCTTGCGGCCAG
It includes:
- a CDS encoding molybdopterin-dependent oxidoreductase, with the protein product MSARDNHGTEPPYGEFSVVGKPHRKVDGHQKATGAAIYADDIQLPGMLHAKLLRSTVAHAKIKRIDTSRAAALPGVHAVITGQDLPVKYGVIPWTPDENALAVDKVRFIGDPVAAVAAVDEDTAIDALDLIDVEYEPLHAFLDPEDSAKNAEPRIHEERKSNVSKHVLLEFGDIEDSLSSADVVVENEYYFQGTTHAAIEPHCAVARMDGEGVLTLWSSTQITHYVQRELSKVLAWPQARIRVIQPCLGGAFGGKSDPFSLEFCVSKLAMITGRPVKMLWTREEVFYAHRGRHPMRMRYRSGAKKDGRITGVDARILIDGGAYSSFGLVTTYYSGQLLTGPYDFPSYRFDSTRVFTNKPPCGPKRGHGSVQPRFAFEVQLDEIAEALGMDPIEIRRKNYQGAFTTTVNGQRITSSGFAECLAAVEKASNWRERRGRLPFGRGLGVAGSMYITGTNYPVYPNEMPQAGIQLKVDRSGLVMVFTGGNDIGQGSSSVVRYLVAEELGLVPEDVRVIAADTDLCPVDLGAYSSRVTFMVGNATIDACRKLRQQIAQAVAEKWQVPAERIVMRLGEVTDGSESMTTRQAFELAEARFDTLGATGSYNTPKLGGDYRGGTIGASPAYSFTAHVAEVTVDVETGRIIPERIWVAHDCGRAINPMLVAGQMEGSAYMGAAEAVLEHHRVDGRGLHAGPSLLDYPIPTSLDVPDLSAIIVESVDPEGPYGAKEAGEGPLHPAIPAIANAVFDAVGIRLRELPLTAAKVLRALRDSAQQRELAKGAE